Proteins from a genomic interval of Zingiber officinale cultivar Zhangliang chromosome 2A, Zo_v1.1, whole genome shotgun sequence:
- the LOC122042285 gene encoding uncharacterized protein LOC122042285: MASENGSSSTSIDTRPGILLIGSPNVGKRTLLSRLLSVDFSDTSDLARGILCQGWTIENKYYTADVAIWTAHLDEGFSIQSLPITKQLDALVMVFDMTEESSLTTLQDWIAKTDITKFEILLCIGNKADLVTGHSAHAQYRRQMLKHGESSSDPHPEYMDYGIDETEGSSLLGHEEPYLETRKLCLDWCIEHNIEYIETCASNTDFDKCLSVDGDMQGVDRLYGALSAHMWPGMILKSGNKITRPSLVEKEESTDESDYEIEYEALSHGSDEEWGSYNDAVMSREYETENQNMNISEKSDTNNGAEEIVASSSSIPGSSTPLDVPKKTSELGNGPETESDFVDGEMSTEKITSSKTEQGELESDVFHGSELDEDGHYSLDDLERLMYEIGNMRDNLRLMPDFQRREMAATLAMKMAAMFGDDSDDEVGL; this comes from the exons ATGGCGTCGGAGAACGGAAGCAGCTCGACATCCATCGATACCCGTCCAGGGATTCTCCTCATCGGGTCGCCGAACGTCGGGAAGCGAACTCTCCTCTCCC GACTGCTTTCAGTTGATTTTTCAGATACCTCTGACTTGGCAAGAGGCATCCTTTGTCAAGG GTGGacaattgaaaataaatattatacaGCTGATGTAGCTATATGGACAGCTCATCTGGATGAAGGATTCTCAATTCAGTCACTTCCAATTACAAAGCAGCTGGATGCCCTAGTGATGGTTTTTGATATGACTGAG GAATCATCTCTAACTACCCTCCAAGACTGGATTGCCAAAACAGATATTACAAAGTTTGAAATACTCCTCTGCATAGGAAACAAAGCAGATCTTGTGACTGGTCACTCCGCCCATGCACAGTATCGAAGGCAAATGCTGAAGCATGGAGAATCCAGTAGTGATCCACACCCTGAGTACATGGATTATGGTATCGATGAAACTGAAGGTTCTAGCTTATTGGGGCATGAAGAGCCATATCTCGAAACTAGGAAGTTATGTCTAGATTGGTGTATTGAGCATAACATAGAATATATTGAGACCTGTGCCTCTAACACTGACTTTGATAAAT GTCTTTCTGTAGACGGTGATATGCAAGGTGTAGACCGGTTGTATGGAGCTCTTTCTGCTCACATGTGGCCTGGGATGATCCTAAAATCTGGAAACAAGATTACACGTCCATCCCTAGTTGAGAAAGAAG AATCTACAGACGAGTCAGATTATGAAATTGAGTACGAGGCTTTATCTCATGGTTCTGATGAGGAGTGGGGAAGTTATAATGATGCAGTTATGTCAAGAGAATATGAAACAGAAAATCAAAACATGAACATTTCTGAAAAATCTGATACTAACAATGGAGCAGAAGAGATTGTCGCATCGTCATCATCAATTCCCGGCTCTAGTACACCTCTTGATGTTCCAAAAAAAACCTCAGAACTGGGAAACGGTCCTGAGACAGAAAGTGACTTTGTCGATGGAGAAATGTCTACAGAGAAGATAACAAGTTCCAAAACTGAGCAAGGGGAGCTTGAATCTGATGTCTTCCATGGCTCTGAGTTGGATGAGGATGGTCACTACAGTCTCGATGATTTAGAAAGGTTAATGTATGAGATTGGTAATATGCGCGACAACTTGAGGTTGATGCCAGATTTCCAGAGGAGAGAAATGGCAGCGACACTTGCTATGAAAATGGCTGCCATGTTTGGAGATGACAGTGACGATGAAGTTGGGTTATGA
- the LOC122042283 gene encoding probable receptor-like protein kinase At1g30570: protein MLRNGSNLGLNQRMVLFGLLFLLLISTFVEAGYGQVNTYLLNCGSADSVVDANGRRWASDSSGENFTLSNNGTAVSSVTVEDNSIYQPLYKTLRVFNTSAYYSFNVSPGSYCIRLHFYPFSLGSLNSNDSVFDVTANELRLVSQFNVPVEILCWNSRMNEVHNLLIKEYFLNVSSNELKIKFVPSVASFAFVNAIEVTEVMNNVFADAATKVGMKEKLPFSLNEHGIETMYRLNVGGPALEPGKDRDLWRKWDPDNNFMFSVNAATAISNRSNISYSSLNDSSIAPLLVYETARIMSDNEVVEKRFNVSWRFPVDPNFEYLIRMHFCELVYDKQNQRIFRIYINNKTAVEEYDVFLRARGMNKAYHEDFSDVLSQQIDTLWLQLGPEPSVGPSGIDAILNGVEIFKLSKNGSLAHVSERISNNEEGVNTKKTKSKVFWAATGVGASVVTISIACVFLLHRVRKRKADSVKEDPSSWRPLFVHATMASTTNAAAKSPLINNGLPAPNRTGRRFTLAEIRVATSNFDESLVIGTGGFGKVYKGEIDDGILVAIKRGNPQSQQGAAEFETEIEMLSKLRHRHLVSMIGYCDEQKEMILVYEYMANGTLRSHLYGTSQPALSWKQRLDACIGAARGLHYLHTGAEWCIIHRDVKTTNILLGGDFVSKMADFGLSRAGPSLDHTHVSTAVKGSFGYLDPEYFRRQQLTQKSDVYSFGVVLFEVVCARPVINPSLPKDQINLAEWALGWQRQRSLESIIDPKLDGDYSLESLRKFGELAEKCLADEGKNRPNMGDVLWHLEYVLHLHEAYRKSREGDSFGSTELGFTDVPFSLPFVREGDEEHVS, encoded by the coding sequence ATGCTTAGGAATGGTTCCAACCTTGGACTGAATCAAAGAATGGTGTTGTTTGGGCTTCTATTTTTGCTTCTTATTTCAACTTTTGTTGAAGCTGGATATGGTCAAGTGAACACTTATCTGCTCAATTGTGGTTCTGCTGATAGTGTCGTCGATGCTAATGGCAGGAGATGGGCTTCAGATTCATCTGGTGAGAATTTTACTTTGAGCAATAATGGAACAGCTGTAAGCTCTGTTACAGTTGAAGATAACTCGATTTACCAGCCCTTGTATAAGACTCTCCGAGTATTCAACACTTCTGCTTACTATAGCTTCAATGTGTCTCCTGGGAGTTACTGTATCAGGCTTCATTTCTACCCTTTCTCATTAGGAAGTTTGAACAGCAATGATTCGGTGTTCGATGTAACTGCAAATGAGCTCAGGTTGGTTTCCCAGTTCAATGTTCCGGTAGAGATTTTGTGTTGGAACAGTCGGATGAATGAAGTCCACAACTTGCTCATAAAAGAATATTTCCTTAATGTCAGTTCGAATGAACTGAAAATTAAGTTCGTTCCAAGTGTGGCATCGTTTGCATTCGTCAATGCCATAGAAGTCACTGAAGTAATGAACAATGTGTTTGCTGATGCTGCAACTAAAGTCGGCATGAAAGAGAAGCTACCTTTCAGTCTGAATGAGCATGGCATTGAGACAATGTACCGGTTAAATGTTGGAGGGCCAGCTCTTGAACCCGGGAAAGATAGAGATCTATGGAGAAAGTGGGATCCAGATAATAATTTTATGTTTTCTGTGAATGCTGCTACTGCAATTAGCAACAGATCTAACATCAGTTATTCCTCACTTAATGATTCTTCAATCGCACCTCTGTTGGTTTACGAGACAGCAAGAATAATGTCTGATAATGAAGTTGTCGAGAAGAGGTTTAACGTCTCATGGAGGTTCCCTGTGGATCCAAACTTTGAGTACTTGATCCGGATGCACTTCTGTGAGCTGGTGTACGACAAGCAAAACCAGAGGATTTTTAGGATATACATAAATAATAAAACTGCAGTAGAGGAATATGATGTGTTTTTGCGGGCAAGAGGGATGAACAAAGCCTACCATGAGGACTTTTCTGATGTTTTATCTCAGCAGATTGACACACTTTGGCTTCAGCTTGGACCTGAACCATCTGTTGGTCCTTCGGGTATTGATGCAATACTCAATGGTGTGGAAATCTTCAAACTTAGTAAGAATGGGAGTTTAGCTCATGTTTCCGAAAGGATCAGTAACAACGAGGAAGGAGTGAATACAAAGAAGACAAAAAGTAAAGTATTTTGGGCAGCTACTGGTGTTGGTGCTTCTGTTGTTACCATTTCAATAGCTTGTGTTTTCTTGCTTCATCGTGTTCGAAAAAGGAAAGCAGATTCTGTTAAGGAGGATCCTTCTAGTTGGCGTCCACTTTTCGTTCATGCAACAATGGCAAGCACCACAAATGCTGCTGCTAAATCTCCCTTAATCAACAACGGATTGCCAGCTCCTAATCGAACAGGCAGAAGGTTCACTTTGGCAGAAATTAGAGTTGCAACAAGTAACTTTGACGAGTCTTTGGTGATCGGAACAGGAGGTTTCGGGAAGGTCTACAAGGGTGAAATTGATGATGGTATCCTGGTAGCTATCAAGCGGGGTAATCCACAATCACAGCAAGGTGCGGCAGAGTTTGAGACAGAAATTGAGATGTTGTCAAAGCTTCGGCATCGGCATCTAGTCTCAATGATTGGGTACTGTGACGAGCAAAAGGAGATGATTTTGGTCTATGAGTACATGGCAAACGGCACACTTAGAAGCCATCTCTACGGTACTTCTCAGCCAGCTTTGTCATGGAAACAGCGGCTTGATGCATGCATTGGTGCAGCTCGTGGACTACACTATCTTCACACAGGAGCCGAGTGGTGTATCATCCACCGAGATGTCAAGACAACAAACATTTTGCTGGGCGGAGACTTCGTCTCCAAGATGGCTGATTTTGGCTTGTCAAGAGCTGGTCCCTCTTTGGATCACACTCATGTGAGTACTGCAGTGAAAGGGAGTTTTGGTTACCTTGATCCCGAGTATTTCCGAAGGCAACAACTTACACAGAAATCAGATGTATATTCATTTGGAGTTGTTCTATTCGAAGTTGTATGTGCTCGTCCAGTGATAAATCCTAGTTTGCCCAAGGATCAAATTAACCTGGCTGAGTGGGCACTCGGATGGCAAAGGCAGCGTTCACTTGAGTCAATCATCGATCCGAAATTAGACGGAGACTACTCTCTCGAATCACTGAGGAAGTTCGGAGAGCTTGCAGAGAAATGTTTGGCAGATGAAGGAAAGAACAGACCTAACATGGGAGATGTCCTCTGGCACTTGGAATATGTCTTACATCTTCACGAAGCATATAGGAAGAGCAGAGAAGGTGATTCCTTTGGGAGCACCGAGTTGGGATTCACTGATGTGCCTTTTTCTCTTCCATTTGTTCGAGAGGGGGATGAGGAACATGTTTCATAG